Proteins encoded within one genomic window of Manis pentadactyla isolate mManPen7 chromosome 4, mManPen7.hap1, whole genome shotgun sequence:
- the MIEN1 gene encoding migration and invasion enhancer 1: MSGEQGPASVAPPPGEIEPGSGVRIVVEYCEPCGFEATYLELASAVKEQYPGIEIESRLGGTGAFEIEINGQLVFSKLENGGFPYEKDLIEAIRRASNGEPLEKITNSRPPCVIL; this comes from the exons ATGAGCGGGGAGCAGGGGCCGGCGTCTGTAGCGCCCCCTCCCGGGGAGATCGAACCGGGCAGTGGGGTCCGCATTGTGGTGGAGTACTG TGAACCCTGCGGCTTCGAGGCGACCTACCTGGAGCTGGCGAGTGCCGTGAAGGAGCAGTATCCTGGCATTGAGATCGAGTCGCGTCTCGGGGGCACAG ggGCTTTTGAGATTGAGATCAATGGACAGCTGGTGTTCTCCAAGCTGGAGAATGGGGGTTTTCCTTATGAGAAAGAT CTCATTGAGGCCATCCGAAGAGCCAGTAACGGAGAACCCCTAGAAAAGATCACCAACAGCCGGCCTCCCTGTGTCATCCTGTGA